A single region of the Actinoplanes sp. SE50/110 genome encodes:
- the lexA gene encoding transcriptional repressor LexA, with protein sequence MSVDVGDDDGSQVPPALKQLTPKQQRILTVIRDSVRDRGFPPTVREIGAAVGLVSPSSVAHHLKVLERHGLLRRQPNGSRAVDVRTADPAVTIPVLGDIAAGVPILAEQHVLDHLTVSAGMVGHGTLFALNVKGDSMIDAAICDGDVVIVRQQPVAENGEIVAAMLDGEATVKTFQRRNGHIELIPQNPNYAVIPGDDATILGKVVSVIRRL encoded by the coding sequence ATGAGCGTCGATGTCGGTGATGACGACGGGTCGCAGGTTCCGCCCGCGCTGAAACAGCTAACGCCGAAACAGCAGCGCATCCTCACGGTGATCCGGGACTCGGTGCGGGACCGGGGCTTCCCGCCCACCGTCCGGGAGATCGGCGCCGCGGTCGGGCTGGTCTCGCCGTCCTCGGTCGCGCACCACCTCAAGGTGCTGGAGCGGCACGGCCTGTTGCGTCGCCAGCCGAACGGTTCCCGCGCCGTCGACGTGCGCACCGCGGACCCGGCCGTCACCATCCCGGTGCTCGGCGACATCGCCGCCGGCGTCCCGATCCTGGCCGAGCAGCACGTCCTCGACCACCTCACCGTCTCCGCCGGCATGGTCGGCCACGGCACCCTGTTCGCCCTGAACGTCAAGGGTGACTCGATGATCGACGCCGCCATCTGTGACGGCGACGTGGTCATCGTCCGCCAGCAGCCCGTCGCGGAGAACGGTGAGATCGTCGCCGCCATGCTCGACGGCGAGGCCACCGTCAAGACCTTCCAGCGGCGCAACGGCCACATCGAGCTGATCCCGCAGAACCCGAACTATGCGGTCATCCCCGGCGACGACGCCACCATCCTCGGCAAGGTCGTCTCGGTCATCCGCCGCCTCTGA
- a CDS encoding iron-containing alcohol dehydrogenase, with amino-acid sequence MLGGTFGLPHAQTHAVLLPHVLALNTAYAGDRVSAIAAALGAPRTGSTANAALAGLATAVGAPRSLNGIGLREADIPEAVDLIMPVVPPSNPAPVTPAILDALLRAAWRGGPPESPSDRTM; translated from the coding sequence GTGCTGGGCGGGACCTTCGGGCTGCCGCACGCGCAGACCCACGCGGTGCTCCTGCCGCACGTGCTGGCGTTGAACACGGCGTACGCCGGCGATCGGGTCTCGGCGATCGCCGCGGCCCTGGGCGCGCCGCGGACCGGGAGCACCGCGAACGCCGCGCTGGCCGGTCTCGCGACCGCGGTCGGGGCACCGCGTTCGCTGAACGGGATCGGTCTGCGCGAAGCGGACATTCCGGAAGCGGTGGATCTGATCATGCCGGTCGTGCCACCGTCGAATCCGGCGCCGGTCACTCCGGCGATCCTGGACGCCCTGTTGCGGGCCGCGTGGCGGGGTGGTCCACCGGAGTCGCCGTCGGATCGAACCATGTAA